A single region of the Gephyromycinifex aptenodytis genome encodes:
- the glnA gene encoding type I glutamate--ammonia ligase translates to MFTSPQEVLDFIASEDVKFVDIRFCDLPGVMQHFNIPAETVDIDFFTEGQAFDGSSIRGFQAIHESDMKLVPDVTTAYLDPFRVEKTLIINFSIVDPFTDEPYSRDPRNIAAKAEAYLASTGIADTVFFGAEAEFYVFDDIRFECTPQSTFYKLDSIEAAWNTGREEVGGNRGYKTAFKGGYFPVPPVDHFADIRDKMCLNMAKVGLEVERSHHEVGTAGQQEINYRFNSLLQAGDDVMKFKYVIKNTAWEYGKSATFMPKPLFEDNGSGMHTHQSLWKDGEPLFYDEQGYGGLSDLARWYIGGLLKHAPALLAFTNPSANSYHRLVPGFEAPVNLVYSARNRSACIRIPVAGASPKAKRIEFRIPDPSANPYLSFAAQLMAGLDGIRNRIEPPEPIDKDLYELPPEEHANIEQVPCTLEEVLNALEEDYEFLLEGDVFTEDLIRTWIDWKRENEVAPLRMRPHPYEFQMYYDI, encoded by the coding sequence GTGTTCACCAGCCCACAAGAGGTCCTTGACTTCATCGCCAGCGAAGACGTCAAGTTCGTCGATATCCGGTTCTGCGACTTGCCGGGTGTCATGCAGCACTTCAACATTCCGGCCGAGACGGTCGATATCGACTTCTTCACCGAGGGGCAGGCCTTCGACGGGTCGTCGATCCGCGGATTCCAGGCGATCCACGAGTCGGACATGAAGCTGGTTCCGGATGTGACGACGGCCTACCTGGACCCGTTCCGGGTGGAGAAGACGCTCATTATCAACTTCTCGATCGTGGACCCGTTTACGGACGAGCCGTACAGTCGCGACCCGCGCAACATTGCGGCGAAGGCGGAGGCGTACTTGGCCTCGACGGGTATCGCGGACACGGTGTTCTTCGGCGCAGAGGCGGAGTTCTACGTCTTCGACGACATCCGTTTCGAGTGCACGCCTCAGTCGACCTTCTACAAGCTGGATTCGATCGAGGCGGCGTGGAACACCGGCCGTGAGGAGGTCGGCGGTAACCGCGGCTACAAGACGGCCTTCAAGGGCGGGTACTTCCCCGTCCCGCCGGTGGACCACTTCGCCGACATCCGGGACAAGATGTGCCTGAACATGGCCAAGGTCGGCCTGGAGGTCGAGCGCAGCCACCACGAGGTCGGCACGGCGGGTCAGCAGGAGATCAACTACCGCTTCAACTCGCTGCTGCAGGCCGGTGATGACGTGATGAAGTTCAAGTACGTCATCAAGAACACGGCCTGGGAGTACGGCAAGAGCGCGACCTTCATGCCCAAGCCACTGTTCGAGGACAACGGTTCGGGGATGCACACCCACCAGTCGTTGTGGAAGGACGGCGAGCCGCTCTTCTACGACGAGCAGGGTTACGGCGGGTTGTCGGACCTGGCGCGCTGGTACATCGGCGGTTTGTTGAAGCACGCCCCGGCGTTGTTGGCGTTCACGAACCCGTCGGCGAACTCGTATCACCGCCTGGTGCCGGGCTTTGAAGCTCCGGTGAACTTGGTGTACTCGGCGCGTAACCGTTCTGCGTGCATCCGTATCCCAGTTGCGGGGGCTTCACCGAAGGCGAAGCGGATCGAGTTCCGGATCCCGGACCCGTCGGCGAACCCGTATTTGTCGTTTGCGGCGCAGTTGATGGCTGGTTTGGATGGCATCCGCAACCGGATTGAGCCGCCGGAGCCGATTGACAAGGACTTGTACGAGCTGCCTCCGGAGGAGCACGCGAATATTGAGCAGGTTCCGTGCACGTTGGAGGAAGTGTTGAATGCTCTGGAGGAGGACTACGAGTTCTTGCTTGAGGGTGATGTGTTCACGGAGGATTTGATTCGGACGTGGATTGATTGGAAGCGGGAGAATGAGGTGGCGCCGTTGCGGATGCGGCCGCATCCGTACGAGTTCCAGATGTACTACGACATCTGA
- a CDS encoding RDD family protein produces the protein MVDRSDIGSWLSGPPRREDPEDYPGRRLGLPEHGPGSMPTFGRRLIAFFVDGVLCQIIAMGLLGYRQGEGGLGVFLPTLAFLVMHLLMVGTGGYTMGHRLLGMRLVRLDGGWPGPLRALGRTVLLGLFIPALIADRDQRGLHDQLVGTMLIRT, from the coding sequence GTGGTAGACCGCTCAGACATCGGCTCCTGGCTCTCCGGGCCGCCCCGGCGAGAAGATCCAGAAGACTATCCAGGGCGCCGACTCGGCCTGCCCGAACACGGCCCCGGTTCGATGCCCACCTTCGGCCGGCGCCTCATCGCCTTCTTCGTCGACGGAGTGCTGTGCCAGATCATCGCGATGGGTCTGCTCGGCTACCGCCAGGGCGAGGGTGGCCTCGGAGTGTTCCTACCCACCCTCGCCTTTCTGGTGATGCACCTGCTCATGGTCGGCACCGGCGGGTACACGATGGGCCACCGCCTGCTCGGGATGCGCCTGGTCCGCCTGGACGGCGGCTGGCCCGGACCGCTGCGAGCGCTGGGGCGCACAGTCCTGCTCGGGTTGTTCATCCCCGCCCTCATCGCCGACCGCGATCAGCGCGGACTGCACGACCAACTCGTCGGCACCATGCTCATCCGTACTTGA
- a CDS encoding universal stress protein, which yields MVKERWAAEARTSAVVPDVVAGLLAGATTSAVAKAAVREALARGARVRFLQVMRLGVSEQERADSEERTFAAALKAIREAPRVPVTFEAAEGEPGRVLVDRSIDASVLVVGTDDPLLPASVAAYCLEHAACDVLTVRPSRAKMAG from the coding sequence ATGGTCAAGGAGCGCTGGGCGGCTGAGGCACGCACTTCTGCGGTCGTGCCCGATGTGGTCGCCGGGTTGCTTGCCGGCGCCACCACGTCAGCTGTGGCCAAGGCGGCGGTGCGTGAAGCGCTGGCGCGCGGTGCGCGCGTCCGCTTCTTGCAGGTGATGCGGTTGGGGGTCAGCGAGCAAGAACGCGCTGACAGCGAGGAGCGCACCTTCGCGGCCGCGTTGAAGGCGATTCGAGAAGCGCCTCGGGTCCCGGTGACGTTCGAAGCCGCTGAAGGCGAGCCTGGCCGGGTGCTTGTCGACCGCAGCATCGACGCGAGCGTGTTGGTCGTCGGCACCGACGACCCGTTGCTTCCTGCCTCGGTGGCCGCCTACTGCTTGGAACACGCCGCGTGCGATGTTCTGACGGTGCGCCCGAGCCGGGCCAAGATGGCTGGCTGA
- a CDS encoding DUF4191 domain-containing protein, whose amino-acid sequence MARTKKGATAAPKQKKQRFEKLRQIYSLAKTDDPKLPLWLVGLFLAVIFVGFLIGLATGHPWYWMFVFAPLGLLAATFFLSKRAEKAAYNALDGRPGAAGAALQGLRRGWAYQETPVAVEGGRSAAMTDAAMVYRAVGRPGVVLIGEGPTGRATKLLTSERRKVQRLTPNVPVTVYRIGSGEGEGVVTPRELVRRMGKLKNTITKHEVTEVDRRLRALGAQRPPIPAGIDPAKVRSMGRGQRR is encoded by the coding sequence ATGGCGCGCACCAAGAAAGGGGCTACCGCAGCCCCGAAGCAGAAAAAGCAACGCTTCGAGAAGCTCCGGCAGATCTATTCGCTGGCCAAGACCGATGACCCGAAGCTGCCACTGTGGCTGGTGGGGTTGTTCCTCGCGGTCATCTTTGTCGGCTTCCTCATCGGGTTGGCTACTGGCCACCCCTGGTACTGGATGTTCGTCTTCGCCCCGTTGGGGTTGCTGGCCGCGACGTTCTTCCTGTCCAAGAGGGCCGAGAAAGCTGCCTACAACGCCCTTGACGGTCGCCCTGGCGCCGCCGGTGCTGCCCTGCAGGGCTTGCGCCGAGGGTGGGCCTATCAGGAGACTCCGGTGGCGGTCGAGGGCGGCCGTTCGGCTGCGATGACCGACGCCGCGATGGTGTACCGGGCCGTCGGTCGCCCGGGTGTGGTCTTGATCGGCGAGGGTCCGACGGGCCGCGCGACCAAGCTGCTCACTTCGGAGCGTCGCAAGGTTCAGCGCCTGACCCCGAACGTGCCGGTGACGGTGTACCGGATCGGCTCCGGCGAGGGCGAGGGCGTTGTCACTCCCCGGGAGTTGGTCCGCCGGATGGGCAAGTTGAAGAACACCATCACCAAGCACGAGGTGACCGAAGTGGACCGTCGGCTCCGGGCCTTGGGTGCCCAGCGCCCCCCGATCCCGGCCGGGATCGACCCTGCGAAGGTGCGTTCGATGGGCCGCGGTCAACGGCGCTGA
- the lipA gene encoding lipoyl synthase, whose product MTVAPEGRRLLRVEAKNAETPIERKPEWIRTTAKMGPEYAQLHSMVRSGGLHTVCQEAGCPNIFECWEDREATFLIGGDVCTRRCDFCDIATGRPVELDLDEPRRVAESIASMELRYATITGVARDDRPDGAAGLYADTIRAVHELNPNTGVEILPPDFGAKPELVSQVFDARPEVFAHNLETVPRIFKRIRPAFTYDKSLRVITMARDAELVTKSNLILGMGEEQEEIEQAIRDLREAGCDILTITQYLRPSPLHHPIARWVKPQEFVSWSNFAEEIGFLGVMAGPLVRSSYRAGRLWAQAMRRSGRPLPDNLAHLAQGADTPARQEASTLVERRLSSTTKAS is encoded by the coding sequence GTGACTGTCGCACCAGAGGGCCGTCGGCTGTTGCGCGTCGAGGCTAAGAACGCCGAGACGCCCATCGAGCGCAAACCCGAGTGGATTCGCACGACTGCCAAGATGGGCCCCGAATACGCTCAGCTGCACAGCATGGTCCGCAGCGGGGGGCTGCACACCGTCTGCCAGGAAGCCGGCTGCCCCAACATCTTCGAATGCTGGGAAGACCGGGAAGCGACCTTCCTCATCGGCGGCGATGTGTGTACGCGCCGCTGCGACTTCTGCGACATCGCCACCGGGCGCCCCGTAGAGCTCGACCTGGATGAGCCTCGCCGCGTCGCCGAGTCGATCGCATCGATGGAACTGCGCTACGCCACGATCACGGGAGTGGCCCGTGATGACCGTCCCGACGGCGCCGCCGGTTTGTACGCCGACACCATTCGCGCCGTTCACGAACTCAACCCGAACACCGGCGTCGAGATCCTGCCCCCTGACTTCGGCGCCAAGCCGGAATTGGTCTCGCAGGTCTTCGACGCCCGTCCCGAGGTCTTCGCGCACAACCTGGAGACCGTGCCGCGGATCTTCAAGAGGATCCGGCCCGCGTTCACCTACGACAAGTCGCTGCGGGTCATCACGATGGCTCGCGACGCCGAACTGGTCACCAAATCCAACCTCATCCTGGGGATGGGTGAGGAGCAGGAGGAGATCGAGCAGGCCATCCGCGATCTGCGCGAAGCCGGCTGCGACATCCTCACCATCACCCAGTACCTGCGTCCATCGCCGCTGCACCACCCGATTGCTCGTTGGGTGAAGCCGCAAGAGTTCGTCTCGTGGTCGAACTTCGCTGAAGAGATCGGCTTCTTGGGGGTCATGGCAGGCCCACTCGTGCGATCCTCCTATCGCGCGGGTCGGCTCTGGGCGCAGGCGATGCGCCGTTCCGGACGCCCGCTACCCGACAATCTCGCGCATTTGGCGCAGGGCGCTGACACCCCTGCCCGCCAGGAGGCGTCCACCCTCGTCGAACGTCGTTTGTCGTCGACCACCAAGGCCAGTTAA
- a CDS encoding GAF domain-containing sensor histidine kinase produces MSQPEQNGLPARSDDRGGAGQLTPQLPRPSALDLEDLLGEIRRRTQGARDSQERLGALLDAVVAISSNLDLSVVLAHVVESACTLLGAQYGALGVVDPGGQQLAEFITHGMDKETVESLGSPPHGLGVLGLLLTEPRPRRIDDLREHPDAVGFPPGHPEMSSFIGAPVRVRDQVFGNLYLTEKRGGGTFTEDDEAVLTALAAAAGIAVDNAQLYRRARRSQQWAQAVGELTQTLLEGRNERSAIARMVKRARDLADAQLSVFLVRDPEGGLLAQAVDVQHAQSAELLGSVLHDRRWELLLSSRTPVLLVTSPDDLHRGELTVQLRERAGLDPYGTTSIVPLTVGEVELGLIALSWGLEAPSEMLESVELLSSFADRMGLAVEAARAQRQRSRAVLLEDRDRIARDMHDHVIQRLFAAGLSLQAVTRQLDGPLRDRVEGAVDDLDAAIKDIRSAIFELHHGFPEGGLGPELEAVVERATAAFGFVPDVTFEGLLGDVPAELEPDVVAVVREGLSNVARHAHATDAQVRVSTVDDLVITVRDNGVGVRADAACSGLANLDERARSHGGSFDVQSLDPGTQIRWSVPLTGQDVLGVSAPQACGIPAGGGSIKSPAQLASPLARARSSSGAAEE; encoded by the coding sequence GTGAGCCAACCCGAGCAGAACGGGCTCCCCGCCCGAAGCGATGACCGTGGCGGCGCCGGGCAGTTGACGCCGCAGTTGCCGCGTCCGTCGGCGCTGGATCTTGAAGACCTCCTGGGTGAGATCCGGCGTCGTACCCAGGGTGCTCGCGATTCCCAGGAGCGGCTCGGAGCATTGCTGGATGCCGTCGTCGCGATCTCCAGCAATCTGGACCTGTCTGTCGTGCTGGCCCATGTGGTGGAGTCGGCGTGCACACTGCTCGGGGCCCAGTACGGAGCGCTGGGCGTGGTGGATCCGGGTGGACAGCAGCTCGCCGAATTCATCACGCACGGCATGGATAAGGAGACCGTCGAGAGTCTGGGGTCCCCGCCGCACGGCCTGGGCGTGCTCGGGCTTTTGCTGACCGAGCCGCGCCCCCGCCGCATCGACGACTTACGCGAGCACCCGGACGCGGTCGGGTTCCCGCCCGGGCACCCGGAGATGTCCTCCTTCATCGGTGCTCCGGTGCGGGTGCGCGATCAGGTCTTCGGCAATCTCTACCTGACCGAGAAACGCGGCGGCGGGACCTTCACCGAGGACGACGAAGCTGTGTTGACTGCCTTGGCGGCCGCGGCCGGTATCGCCGTTGATAACGCCCAGCTTTATCGTCGTGCTCGACGTAGCCAACAGTGGGCGCAGGCCGTGGGGGAGTTGACCCAAACCTTGCTCGAGGGACGTAACGAGCGTTCCGCGATTGCACGCATGGTCAAGCGGGCGCGTGACCTGGCCGATGCGCAGTTGTCGGTCTTTCTCGTACGCGACCCCGAGGGGGGCTTGCTGGCGCAGGCTGTCGATGTCCAACATGCCCAATCCGCAGAGCTGCTCGGCAGCGTGTTGCATGACCGGCGTTGGGAACTGCTGTTGAGCAGCCGAACCCCGGTGCTGCTGGTGACCAGCCCGGATGATCTGCACCGCGGCGAACTCACGGTGCAGCTGCGGGAGCGGGCCGGCCTGGACCCGTACGGAACGACCTCCATCGTCCCGCTGACCGTTGGTGAGGTGGAGCTGGGACTCATTGCGCTGAGCTGGGGCCTGGAGGCTCCCTCAGAGATGTTGGAGTCGGTGGAGCTGCTTTCCTCCTTCGCGGACCGAATGGGCTTGGCGGTAGAGGCGGCTCGGGCACAGCGGCAGCGTTCCCGGGCGGTGCTGCTAGAGGACCGGGACCGGATCGCGCGCGACATGCACGACCACGTCATCCAGCGGCTGTTCGCGGCGGGGCTGTCGCTGCAAGCCGTGACCCGCCAACTGGACGGCCCGCTGCGGGACCGGGTGGAGGGTGCCGTTGACGATCTGGACGCCGCTATCAAGGACATCCGGTCAGCCATTTTCGAGCTGCATCACGGCTTCCCCGAAGGTGGCCTCGGTCCTGAGCTGGAGGCGGTCGTCGAACGCGCCACTGCAGCGTTCGGGTTCGTACCCGATGTGACTTTCGAGGGGCTGCTGGGCGACGTCCCGGCCGAGCTCGAACCGGACGTGGTCGCGGTCGTACGTGAGGGTCTGTCCAACGTCGCCCGGCACGCCCACGCCACTGACGCCCAAGTCCGGGTCAGTACCGTGGACGACTTGGTGATCACGGTGCGGGACAACGGAGTCGGCGTGCGTGCCGATGCTGCCTGCAGCGGCCTGGCGAATCTGGACGAACGGGCTCGTAGCCACGGCGGTTCCTTCGACGTGCAATCCCTGGACCCCGGCACCCAGATTCGCTGGTCGGTTCCCCTAACCGGACAGGATGTGCTGGGCGTGAGTGCGCCGCAGGCCTGCGGTATCCCCGCAGGCGGCGGATCAATAAAGTCTCCCGCGCAATTGGCTTCGCCGCTCGCCAGAGCACGATCCAGCAGCGGCGCGGCCGAGGAATGA
- a CDS encoding response regulator, with protein MTTTVYLLDDHEIVRRGLRELLELEDDIQVVGESGSAEEAVRRIPALRPQVAVLDARLPDGSGIEVCRAIRAVDSDIAGLILTSFDDEQALTAAVLAGAAGYLLKDIRGQDLVAAVRTVASGGCLLDRERVEQVHSRLGSTEPGDPRLRSLTPQERRILLHVAEGLTNRQIGAELFLAEKTVKNYITAVLAKLGMERRTQAAVFAATHSDELSERAGRERSTPRRSRGPHGT; from the coding sequence ATGACGACGACCGTCTACCTGCTCGACGATCACGAGATCGTGCGCCGCGGCCTGCGGGAACTGTTGGAACTCGAAGACGACATCCAGGTGGTGGGGGAGTCCGGTTCCGCCGAGGAGGCCGTCCGGCGTATCCCCGCGCTACGTCCCCAGGTGGCCGTGCTGGACGCTCGGCTACCTGATGGCTCCGGGATCGAGGTGTGCCGGGCTATCCGCGCGGTGGACAGTGACATCGCCGGGCTCATCCTGACCTCTTTCGACGACGAACAGGCGTTGACGGCAGCGGTCCTGGCCGGCGCGGCGGGCTACCTGTTGAAGGACATCCGGGGCCAAGATCTGGTGGCTGCCGTGCGTACCGTCGCTTCAGGTGGCTGCCTGCTGGATCGCGAACGCGTCGAGCAGGTGCATTCTCGGCTCGGCAGTACCGAACCTGGCGATCCCCGGCTGCGCAGTTTGACCCCGCAGGAGCGGCGCATTCTGCTGCATGTCGCGGAGGGGCTGACGAACAGGCAGATCGGTGCCGAGCTGTTTCTGGCGGAAAAGACCGTCAAGAATTACATCACCGCAGTTTTGGCCAAGCTGGGCATGGAGCGCCGCACCCAAGCCGCGGTGTTCGCCGCGACCCATTCGGATGAGCTTTCCGAGCGCGCCGGGCGGGAACGCAGCACTCCTCGTCGATCACGCGGCCCCCACGGGACCTAG
- the lipB gene encoding lipoyl(octanoyl) transferase LipB — protein sequence MRFEHLGFAPDYVDYVQAWERQKQVHAQVVSGELPDTTLLLEHAQTYTAGKRTEPHERPFDGTPVVEVDRGGKITWHGPGQLVGYPIVRLGSPVDVVAHVRRLEEMMIRVCTDLGVSAGRVAGRSGVWISADDRGPERKIGAIGIRVSQDVTMHGFALNADCDLSWGQVIVPCGIADAGVTNLSFELQRPVPVSEVLPLAENHLAQVLDAAAVPSA from the coding sequence GCGCTTCGAACATCTCGGCTTCGCCCCTGACTACGTCGACTACGTCCAGGCGTGGGAACGACAGAAGCAGGTGCACGCCCAGGTTGTCTCCGGAGAATTGCCTGACACCACCCTGCTGCTGGAACACGCCCAGACCTACACCGCGGGGAAGCGCACTGAGCCGCACGAACGCCCCTTCGACGGCACCCCCGTGGTGGAGGTCGACCGCGGCGGCAAGATCACCTGGCACGGCCCGGGGCAACTTGTGGGTTACCCGATCGTGCGGCTGGGCTCACCGGTCGATGTTGTGGCCCACGTGCGCCGCTTGGAAGAGATGATGATTCGGGTGTGCACCGATCTGGGGGTCTCGGCCGGGCGCGTGGCGGGGCGCAGCGGGGTCTGGATCAGTGCCGATGATCGCGGTCCGGAGCGCAAGATCGGGGCTATTGGGATCCGCGTCAGCCAGGATGTGACGATGCACGGCTTTGCCTTGAATGCCGATTGCGACCTGTCCTGGGGCCAAGTCATCGTGCCGTGCGGCATCGCCGATGCCGGGGTGACGAACCTTTCCTTCGAGCTGCAGCGCCCCGTTCCGGTCTCCGAGGTCTTGCCGCTGGCAGAAAACCATCTCGCCCAGGTCCTGGACGCCGCCGCAGTCCCTTCCGCGTGA
- a CDS encoding helix-turn-helix transcriptional regulator, producing the protein MTDDAAFDALLGVGIQQIRESMGLTQARLAEAMVARGHAWHQQTVVKTEKGLRPLRFVEALALADILHVDVTALDGRRREDVVVQQIRRHLHECSEATAAVQKATQRLDAARAGLAEALRQGGSKVPEPLREASRTVLHGQFPQPVYGYDVPSAEQS; encoded by the coding sequence GTGACCGATGATGCTGCTTTCGATGCGCTGCTTGGGGTGGGTATTCAACAGATCCGCGAGTCGATGGGGCTCACTCAGGCCAGGTTGGCCGAGGCGATGGTGGCGCGTGGGCATGCCTGGCACCAGCAGACGGTCGTCAAGACCGAAAAGGGCTTACGGCCACTGCGATTCGTGGAAGCGCTGGCCTTGGCGGACATCCTGCACGTGGACGTCACCGCGCTGGATGGGCGCCGCCGAGAGGACGTCGTCGTCCAGCAGATCCGCCGCCACCTGCACGAATGCAGCGAGGCGACGGCGGCGGTCCAGAAAGCCACCCAGCGTTTGGATGCCGCCCGTGCAGGCCTGGCCGAAGCCTTGCGCCAGGGCGGATCGAAGGTACCCGAGCCGCTGCGCGAGGCTTCCCGCACGGTGCTGCACGGGCAGTTCCCGCAACCCGTCTATGGCTATGACGTACCGTCTGCCGAGCAGAGCTGA
- a CDS encoding 3-oxoacyl-ACP synthase III family protein: protein MTIAVLGTGSYLPDRVVSNDEVGARAGVDDAWISGKTGIRSRRWVSNDEATSDLATEAARAALESAGLRPDDLDYIVVATSTPDHPQPPTAAYVQDNLQAHNAAAFDMNAVCSGFVFATATVTKMLQGGPGRGLVIGADVYSRILNPEDRRTVILFGDGAGAVALGPSESGHGILHTGLHTFGALNDKIMVPAGGSRLPLMDSHYETGLAYFTMEGRAVKDFVLTELPPLVEAFFAEAGVRPDEVDHFVPHQANGVMLDELVPLLGLGSAQVHRTLEDYGNTGAASVGITLDAAARQGAIAPGETVFLAGFGGGMAAGLALLRW from the coding sequence GTGACCATCGCTGTTCTGGGTACTGGCTCCTATCTGCCGGACCGGGTCGTCTCGAATGATGAGGTTGGCGCGCGGGCGGGCGTCGATGATGCGTGGATCTCGGGTAAGACGGGTATCCGGTCCCGGCGGTGGGTCAGCAATGACGAGGCCACCTCCGACTTGGCGACCGAGGCAGCGCGCGCTGCGCTGGAGTCGGCGGGTCTGCGCCCGGACGATCTGGATTACATCGTGGTGGCGACTTCGACACCGGACCACCCGCAGCCCCCGACTGCGGCCTATGTTCAGGACAATCTGCAGGCTCACAACGCGGCAGCGTTCGATATGAACGCTGTGTGCAGCGGCTTTGTGTTCGCGACCGCCACCGTGACGAAGATGTTGCAGGGTGGACCGGGCAGAGGGCTGGTTATCGGGGCCGACGTGTATTCGCGGATCCTTAACCCTGAGGATCGACGCACCGTCATTTTGTTTGGTGATGGCGCGGGCGCGGTGGCGTTGGGTCCGTCGGAGTCTGGCCACGGCATTCTGCACACCGGGCTGCACACGTTCGGCGCGCTTAACGACAAGATCATGGTGCCGGCTGGCGGCAGCCGTCTGCCGTTGATGGATTCACATTACGAAACCGGTTTGGCCTATTTCACGATGGAGGGCCGCGCCGTCAAAGATTTTGTCCTGACTGAACTTCCGCCGCTGGTCGAAGCGTTCTTCGCCGAGGCGGGGGTACGCCCTGACGAGGTCGACCACTTCGTGCCGCACCAGGCCAACGGCGTGATGCTGGATGAGCTGGTCCCCCTGCTCGGGCTGGGTTCCGCGCAGGTGCACCGCACCTTGGAGGACTACGGGAATACCGGCGCGGCCTCGGTGGGCATCACTTTGGACGCGGCCGCCAGACAGGGTGCGATCGCACCGGGTGAGACGGTGTTTCTGGCTGGTTTCGGCGGCGGCATGGCCGCCGGGTTGGCGCTATTGCGCTGGTAA
- a CDS encoding MarR family winged helix-turn-helix transcriptional regulator yields MPSLDESQDPDAQDTRWLTAEERAAWLGLNGVLLKLPGLLDAQLQRDRGLTFFEYMVLAMLAEQPDHQERMSRLAVLTSGSLSRLSHVAKRLEQQGLITRSTHEADRRSTNAQLTAEGLAAVTAAAPGHVAAVRQLVFDALNPEQIEALTLITDRMLSRIDPEGSTRPATP; encoded by the coding sequence ATGCCGAGTCTCGATGAATCCCAGGACCCGGACGCCCAGGACACCCGCTGGCTGACAGCCGAGGAGAGAGCCGCCTGGCTGGGCCTCAACGGTGTGCTGCTCAAACTTCCCGGGCTGCTGGATGCCCAACTGCAACGTGACCGCGGCTTGACCTTCTTCGAGTACATGGTGCTGGCGATGCTCGCTGAGCAGCCTGACCATCAAGAACGGATGAGTCGACTCGCCGTTCTCACCTCCGGTTCGCTCTCGCGGCTCTCGCACGTGGCCAAACGTCTGGAGCAACAGGGGCTCATCACTCGCTCGACACACGAAGCGGACCGTCGCTCCACGAACGCCCAGCTCACCGCCGAAGGGTTGGCAGCCGTCACCGCCGCGGCTCCGGGCCACGTCGCGGCGGTTCGCCAACTCGTATTCGACGCACTGAATCCCGAGCAGATCGAGGCACTCACGCTCATCACCGACCGGATGCTCTCGCGGATCGACCCGGAGGGTTCCACCCGGCCCGCAACACCGTAG